From one Bordetella genomosp. 9 genomic stretch:
- a CDS encoding LysR family transcriptional regulator, translating into MNQRPTLTELTAFAAIVRHASFRAAADELGMSASTLSHMMRALEQRLGLRLFHRTTRSVAPTEAGARFFRNLSPILVELDQALTDVGTLSEQPTGSVRINAAEPAARLLMERIVPTFLQRHPGIHVDLVVEGRLVDIVAEGFDAGVRLGESLPRDMVAVPFGGDGRLVCVAAPGYLRRAGTPRTPDELARHPCIRFRLPSGKMYRWEFKRHGQELKFDADGPITLDSMDLMVSAAIKGLGVAFVWEDTARPAIDSGQLVTLLDDWTPPFDGHYLYYPSHRLVPAGLRAFVDVIKDVERDARPTAAPWPGASAADRPPGRPAG; encoded by the coding sequence ATGAATCAACGTCCCACCCTGACCGAACTGACCGCCTTCGCGGCGATCGTGCGCCACGCCAGTTTTCGAGCCGCCGCCGACGAACTGGGCATGTCCGCCTCGACCCTCAGCCACATGATGCGCGCCTTGGAGCAGCGGCTGGGGCTGCGTCTCTTCCACCGCACCACGCGCAGCGTGGCGCCGACCGAGGCGGGCGCGCGCTTCTTCCGCAATCTGTCGCCCATCCTGGTCGAACTGGACCAGGCCTTGACCGACGTCGGCACCTTGAGCGAGCAGCCCACCGGCAGCGTGCGGATCAACGCCGCCGAGCCGGCGGCGCGCCTCTTGATGGAGCGCATCGTTCCCACCTTCCTGCAGCGCCATCCGGGCATACACGTCGACCTGGTGGTCGAAGGGCGGCTGGTGGATATCGTCGCCGAAGGTTTCGACGCGGGCGTGCGGCTGGGGGAGTCGTTGCCGCGCGACATGGTGGCGGTGCCGTTCGGCGGCGATGGCCGGCTGGTGTGCGTGGCCGCGCCTGGCTATCTGCGGCGCGCCGGCACGCCGCGCACGCCGGATGAATTGGCCCGGCACCCGTGCATCCGCTTCCGGCTGCCCAGCGGCAAGATGTACCGCTGGGAGTTCAAGCGCCACGGCCAGGAGCTGAAATTCGACGCGGACGGTCCCATCACCCTGGACAGCATGGATCTGATGGTGTCGGCCGCGATCAAGGGCCTGGGCGTGGCTTTCGTCTGGGAGGACACGGCCAGGCCGGCCATCGACAGTGGCCAGCTCGTGACCCTGCTGGACGACTGGACGCCGCCCTTCGACGGCCATTACCTGTACTACCCCAGCCACCGGCTGGTGCCGGCGGGCCTGCGCGCTTTCGTCGACGTCATCAAGGACGTAGAGCGCGACGCGCGGCCGACGGCGGCGCCGTGGCCAGGCGCCAGCGCAGCAGATCGACCACCAGGAAGGCCAGCAGGCTGA
- a CDS encoding response regulator, with protein sequence MAKIMVVDDEASLARVVHDALSGAGHTVYVENDGLTALTRMLEVQPDLVVSDVMMPGMGGASLLTAMRDNAYLEEVPVIVMSGLPEESIVKACPQYSAFIAKPFDLTLMVDTVDRVLGTSI encoded by the coding sequence ATGGCAAAAATCATGGTGGTGGACGACGAGGCATCGCTCGCCAGGGTAGTGCACGATGCGCTCAGCGGCGCCGGCCACACGGTGTACGTCGAGAACGACGGTTTGACGGCATTGACCAGGATGCTGGAAGTACAGCCGGACCTGGTGGTATCCGACGTGATGATGCCGGGCATGGGCGGCGCGTCGCTGCTGACTGCCATGCGCGACAACGCCTATCTGGAAGAAGTCCCGGTCATCGTCATGAGCGGCTTGCCGGAAGAGTCCATCGTCAAGGCCTGCCCGCAGTATTCCGCCTTTATTGCCAAGCCCTTCGACCTGACACTCATGGTCGATACGGTGGACCGGGTGCTTGGCACGTCCATCTAG
- a CDS encoding PepSY-associated TM helix domain-containing protein gives MPDTSYRGAPARAGVARTAAGTALMALITRLHFYVGLFVGPFILVAAVTGTLFVLTPQLEDRLYADQLYSDATGPAHTLTEQIAAARAVTGPQARLAAIRPAPTPGTTTRVMFAQPGLQDSEHRAIFIDPVTLAVKGDLNVYGTSGTLPLRTTLDTLHRNLMLGDLGRNYSELAASWLWFAALGGILLWAYGSRRNAALAAARSGAAGGRPRLRRWHSVIGLWIAIGLFFLSATGLTWSRWAGGNINVVRQELGWFTPGLATSLKPGAAAPAGGEHAEHMADMANMQSVGHMEHGGAAMAMAAPARTDDETQFDRVVAAARAAGIDANGIEVRPPRKPDQAWTVREVDRSWPTQVDAVAIDGRDMSVVSRADFATFPLVAKLIRWGIDMHMGILFGWANQLLMAASGIALSAMVVLGYAMWWRRRPAPGSPVLTVTQAWTRLPGWQRGVAVLLAAALGWSLPLMGLSLLAFLVVDLLRWRLATAPPSAARRALRP, from the coding sequence ATGCCAGATACCTCTTATCGCGGCGCGCCCGCGCGCGCCGGCGTCGCCCGCACGGCCGCCGGCACCGCATTGATGGCGCTCATCACGCGCTTGCATTTCTACGTCGGCCTGTTCGTCGGCCCCTTCATCCTGGTCGCCGCGGTGACCGGCACGCTGTTCGTACTCACCCCGCAGCTGGAAGACCGCCTGTACGCGGACCAGTTGTACAGCGACGCGACCGGCCCCGCCCATACGCTGACCGAGCAGATCGCCGCGGCACGCGCGGTGACCGGTCCGCAAGCCAGGCTGGCCGCCATCCGGCCCGCCCCCACGCCGGGCACCACCACGCGCGTCATGTTCGCCCAGCCGGGGCTGCAGGATTCGGAACATCGCGCGATATTCATCGACCCGGTCACGCTGGCCGTCAAGGGTGACTTGAACGTCTACGGCACCAGCGGCACCCTGCCCTTGCGCACCACGCTGGATACCTTGCATCGCAACCTGATGCTGGGCGACCTGGGCCGCAACTACAGCGAGCTGGCGGCTTCCTGGCTCTGGTTCGCCGCGCTGGGCGGGATCCTGCTGTGGGCCTACGGCAGCCGCCGCAATGCGGCGCTCGCGGCCGCGCGGTCCGGCGCGGCGGGCGGCCGGCCGCGCCTGAGGCGCTGGCACAGCGTGATCGGGCTGTGGATCGCCATCGGCCTGTTCTTCCTGTCGGCGACGGGGCTGACATGGTCGCGCTGGGCCGGCGGCAATATCAACGTGGTGCGGCAGGAATTGGGCTGGTTCACCCCCGGGTTGGCCACCAGCCTGAAGCCGGGTGCCGCGGCCCCGGCGGGCGGCGAACACGCCGAGCATATGGCGGATATGGCGAATATGCAGTCCGTGGGACACATGGAGCACGGCGGCGCCGCCATGGCCATGGCGGCGCCCGCGCGGACCGATGACGAAACGCAGTTCGACCGCGTGGTGGCCGCCGCGCGCGCGGCCGGCATCGACGCCAACGGCATCGAAGTCCGTCCGCCGCGCAAGCCCGACCAGGCCTGGACGGTACGCGAAGTCGACCGTTCCTGGCCCACGCAGGTGGACGCCGTCGCCATCGACGGCCGCGACATGTCAGTCGTCAGCCGCGCGGATTTCGCCACCTTTCCGCTGGTGGCCAAGCTGATCCGCTGGGGCATAGACATGCATATGGGCATCCTGTTCGGCTGGGCCAATCAGTTGCTGATGGCCGCCTCCGGCATCGCCCTCAGCGCCATGGTCGTGCTGGGTTATGCGATGTGGTGGCGGCGCCGGCCCGCGCCGGGATCTCCCGTGCTGACGGTCACGCAGGCCTGGACCCGCCTGCCGGGATGGCAACGCGGCGTCGCCGTGCTGCTGGCGGCGGCGCTGGGATGGAGCCTGCCGCTGATGGGCCTCAGCCTGCTGGCCTTCCTGGTGGTCGATCTGCTGCGCTGGCGCCTGGCCACGGCGCCGCCGTCGGCCGCGCGTCGCGCTCTACGTCCTTGA
- a CDS encoding aldehyde dehydrogenase family protein, which translates to MNSPADLKTRPALSPDLEKWLSQPRPMLIDGKWVQASSGKTFQVHDPATGEVIARVAEGDKADVDAAVHAARRAFESGPWSRMTASARGRMIHRIGDLILQHADELAELEAVDNGKPKSVARVADVVLSADMFHYMSGWATKIEGKTIPISALAAPGMEFVSMTRPEPIGVVGQIIPWNFPLLMAAWKLAPALATGCTVVLKIAEETPLSALRLGELLLEAELPPGVVNIVAGFGETAGAALAAHPGVDKVAFTGSTEVGKLIVQAASRDLKKVSLELGGKSPNIVLGDADLDIAIPGAAAAIFFNHGQCCNAGSRLYVQRNIFDKVVEGIAEQAGKITLGHGLLESTQMGPLVSQVQYERVTGYLESGKTQGARAVCGGKGLGGGGYFVEPTILVDTKPDMKVVQEEIFGPVLVATPFDEVDDALIAQANNTVYGLAAGVWSGSEGRAMRIANRLRAGTVWINCYHVFDAALPFGGYKQSGWGREMGQAVLNNYLETKAITTRLS; encoded by the coding sequence ATGAACAGTCCAGCAGACTTGAAGACCCGTCCCGCCCTATCTCCGGACCTGGAGAAGTGGTTGTCGCAGCCGCGGCCCATGCTGATCGACGGGAAATGGGTGCAGGCCAGTTCCGGCAAGACCTTCCAGGTGCATGACCCGGCCACCGGCGAAGTCATCGCCCGGGTCGCCGAAGGCGACAAGGCCGACGTCGACGCGGCGGTGCACGCCGCGCGCCGCGCTTTCGAAAGCGGCCCGTGGTCGCGCATGACCGCGTCGGCGCGCGGCCGGATGATCCATCGCATCGGCGATCTGATCCTGCAGCATGCCGACGAACTGGCGGAACTCGAAGCCGTCGACAACGGCAAGCCCAAGTCGGTCGCCCGCGTCGCCGACGTCGTGCTGTCGGCCGACATGTTCCACTACATGTCCGGCTGGGCGACCAAGATCGAAGGCAAGACCATACCCATTTCGGCCCTGGCGGCTCCCGGCATGGAGTTCGTATCGATGACGCGCCCGGAGCCCATCGGCGTGGTCGGGCAGATCATCCCCTGGAATTTCCCGCTGCTGATGGCGGCGTGGAAGCTGGCGCCGGCCCTGGCCACGGGTTGCACCGTGGTATTGAAGATCGCGGAAGAAACGCCGCTGTCCGCGCTGCGCCTGGGCGAGCTGCTGCTGGAAGCGGAATTGCCGCCGGGCGTCGTCAATATCGTCGCGGGCTTCGGCGAGACCGCGGGCGCGGCGCTGGCGGCCCATCCCGGCGTCGACAAAGTCGCCTTCACCGGGTCCACGGAAGTGGGCAAGCTGATCGTGCAGGCTGCTTCGCGCGACCTGAAGAAGGTCAGCCTGGAACTGGGCGGCAAGTCGCCCAATATCGTGCTGGGCGACGCGGACCTGGACATCGCCATTCCCGGCGCGGCCGCGGCCATCTTCTTCAACCACGGGCAGTGCTGCAATGCCGGCTCGCGCCTCTACGTACAGCGCAATATCTTCGACAAGGTGGTGGAGGGCATCGCCGAACAGGCCGGCAAGATCACGCTGGGTCACGGCCTGCTCGAAAGCACCCAGATGGGACCGCTGGTGTCGCAGGTGCAGTACGAGCGCGTGACGGGCTATCTGGAATCGGGCAAGACCCAGGGCGCCCGCGCGGTCTGCGGCGGCAAGGGGCTGGGTGGCGGCGGATACTTCGTCGAACCGACCATCCTGGTGGACACCAAGCCGGACATGAAGGTCGTGCAGGAAGAGATCTTCGGCCCGGTGCTGGTGGCGACGCCCTTCGACGAAGTCGACGATGCCCTGATCGCGCAGGCCAACAACACGGTGTACGGCCTGGCGGCCGGCGTCTGGTCGGGTAGCGAAGGCCGCGCCATGCGCATCGCCAACCGCTTGCGCGCCGGTACGGTGTGGATCAACTGCTACCACGTGTTCGACGCCGCCTTGCCGTTCGGCGGCTACAAGCAGTCCGGCTGGGGGCGCGAAATGGGCCAGGCGGTGTTGAACAACTACCTGGAGACCAAGGCCATCACGACCCGGTTGTCGTAA
- a CDS encoding DUF2946 family protein, producing MPHLTRMRRVDSGTRLMLCLLLLAVSLRAMIPVGYMPDTAALRHGVVRISLCTSTGAVSVLQLITGAHANDPHDHGQPDAGLAPRGDAGAGHAHMAMPGMAHGGHDHDSDSDHMAGAECPFWASAHLAADLPTLALTPFLVAVRDEAVRFVAPAELPPLPPAGPPLGSRAPPLA from the coding sequence ATGCCCCACCTCACCCGGATGCGACGCGTCGATTCCGGCACACGCCTGATGCTGTGCCTGCTTCTGCTCGCGGTCAGCCTCCGGGCCATGATCCCGGTGGGCTATATGCCCGACACCGCCGCATTGCGGCACGGCGTGGTGCGCATCAGCCTGTGCACGTCCACCGGCGCCGTATCGGTCCTGCAGTTGATCACTGGCGCGCATGCGAACGACCCGCATGACCACGGCCAGCCTGATGCCGGCCTGGCGCCCCGCGGCGACGCCGGCGCGGGCCACGCGCACATGGCCATGCCGGGCATGGCGCACGGGGGGCATGACCACGATTCCGACTCGGACCACATGGCCGGGGCCGAATGCCCGTTCTGGGCCTCCGCCCACCTGGCCGCGGATCTGCCTACGCTGGCGCTGACGCCTTTCCTGGTGGCCGTCCGCGACGAAGCCGTGCGCTTCGTCGCGCCGGCCGAGCTCCCGCCCCTGCCGCCCGCCGGCCCGCCGCTGGGCTCGCGCGCACCGCCCCTGGCCTGA